The following proteins come from a genomic window of Montipora capricornis isolate CH-2021 chromosome 9, ASM3666992v2, whole genome shotgun sequence:
- the LOC138015592 gene encoding uncharacterized protein — MDCSMKCFQRSTHVRYVIITRIDVLKMKNLFSNPLFIAAVIDFSIQWALWLVASFLQTEMFFDLAGSSTFILLTWHSIRKTGRFHVRQLIQSGCVTLWGLRLGLYLFHRILNDGKDARFDKVRGNPIIFLIYWTLQGVWVWITLWPTLVLNTTAKDERLTWKDYFGWSLWLIGFLLEATADRQKSQFLADPANKEKWISTGLWSLSQHPNYLGEILMWSSLFLPASSVMSGYQYWSAISPLFVAYLLIRVSGIPIIEKRGLKKWGHLARYQMYRQNTAKLIPYIW, encoded by the coding sequence ATGGACTGTTCAATGAAGTGTTTTCAACGATCAACTCATGTACGTTACGTAATAATTACTAGGATAGATGTACTCAAGATGAAAAACCTCTTTTCGAATCCCCTCTTTATTGCTGCAGTAATAGACTTTAGCATTCAATGGGCGTTATGGCTGGTAGCCTCCTTTCTTCAAACGGAGATGTTCTTCGATTTAGCCGGATCGTCCACTTTCATTCTCCTGACCTGGCATTCCATTCGTAAGACCGGGAGATTTCATGTGCGTCAACTTATTCAGTCTGGTTGTGTTACTTTGTGGGGACTTCGTTTGGGGCTGTACCTCTTTCACCGAATTTTAAACGACGGAAAGGACGCTCGTTTTGACAAAGTTCGGGGAAATCCTATAATTTTTCTGATTTACTGGACTCTCCAAGGCGTTTGGGTGTGGATCACTTTATGGCCGACTCTTGTTTTGAACACCACGGCCAAAGATGAGAGGTTGACCTGGAAGGATTATTTTGGGTGGTCTCTTTGGCTAATTGGATTTCTGCTTGAAGCAACTGCTGATCGCCAAAAGTCGCAATTCCTTGCTGACCCAGCTAATAAGGAAAAGTGGATCTCAACAGGTCTCTGGAGTTTAAGTCAACACCCCAACTACCTTGGTGAGATCCTAATGTGGTCGAGCTTGTTCCTTCCCGCCTCTTCAGTGATGTCCGGTTACCAGTATTGGAGTGCGATTTCTCCATTGTTTGTGGCTTATTTACTGATCCGTGTTAGTGGTATTCCAATAATAGAGAAGCGAGGCTTAAAGAAATGGGGTCACCTAGCTCGATACCAAATGTACCGTCAAAACACTGCCAAACTGATACCATACATCTGGTAG
- the LOC138015597 gene encoding NADH dehydrogenase [ubiquinone] 1 alpha subcomplex subunit 2-like: MAAAWRSNLGKYVREIRIHLCQKSLSSQGTRDFLEKYYIGLKKDNPKLPILVRECSGIQPKIYARFDYGKENSVQLSNMTSDGVLQAMEKLVTSGAP; this comes from the exons ATGGCGGCTGCCTGGCGTTCAAACCTTGGGAAATACGTGAGAGAAATTCGCATTCACTTGTGCCAGAAGTCGCTCAGTAGTCAAGGTACCAG AGACTTTTTGGAAAAATATTATATTGGCTTGAAGAAAGATAACCCTAAACTCCCTATTCTGGTTCGAGAGTGCAGTGGAATTCAGCCTAAGATATATGCACGATTTG ATTATGGAAAAGAGAATTCTGTACAGCTTAGCAATATGACCAGTGATGGGGTTCTGCAAGCCATGGAAAAGCTTGTTACATCAGGAGCTCCATGA
- the LOC138015594 gene encoding uncharacterized protein, which produces MGNFLSVPPRRPLLIIAALDFGIQWALWSVAAFYKTEKFFDLAGSSTFLFLTLLTLRWRYKRSMIHPRQLVQSGCVSIWALRLGLFLFHRVLQAGGDNRFNKVRGYPRRFLLYWTLQGIWVWLTLWPTLILNTSEKDVELTWKDYLGWSLWLVGFALEVAADHQKSWFRDDPANKGKWISTGLWSLCRHPNYLGEILLWSSLFLPASSVMSGHQYWSVISPMSVAYFLTRLSGIPLLERQGLKKWGHLGEYHKYRQNTAKLIPYLW; this is translated from the coding sequence ATGGGGAATTTTCTCTCTGTTCCCCCTCGAAGACCTCTATTGATTATAGCCGCCTTGGACTTCGGTATTCAATGGGCGTTGTGGTCTGTAGCAGCTTTTTATAAAACAGAGAAATTCTTCGATTTAGCTGGTTCATCGACTTTCCTCTTTCTTACTTTGCTCACGCTTCGATGGCGGTACAAGCGTTCAATGATACACCCGCGACAACTTGTCCAATCTGGCTGTGTGAGCATTTGGGCGCTTCGACTGGGGCTGTTCCTATTTCATAGAGTGCTTCAAGCCGGAGGGGATAACCGCTTCAACAAAGTTCGAGGATATCCAAGGAGGTTCTTGCTTTATTGGACTTTACAAGGAATCTGGGTATGGCTGACCCTTTGGCCTACCCTTATATTAAATACATCGGAAAAAGATGTTGAGCTGACCTGGAAGGATTATCTAGGATGGTCGCTTTGGCTGGTAGGATTTGCACTGGAAGTAGCAGCTGATCACCAGAAATCGTGGTTCCGTGATGATCCAGCTAATAAGGGAAAGTGGATATCAACTGGTTTATGGAGCCTATGCCGACATCCAAATTACCTTGGTGAGATCCTGTTGTGGTCAAGTTTGTTCCTGCCGGCTTCATCGGTGATGTCTGGTCACCAGTACTGGAGTGTGATTTCCCCCATGTCCGTGGCTTATTTTTTGACAAGACTAAGTGGTATCCCACTTTTGGAAAGGCAAGGTTtgaaaaaatggggtcacctaGGAGAGTACCATAAGTACAGACAGAACACTGCTAAACTCATCCCTTATTTGTGGTAA